One window from the genome of Rhinolophus ferrumequinum isolate MPI-CBG mRhiFer1 chromosome 10, mRhiFer1_v1.p, whole genome shotgun sequence encodes:
- the ING4 gene encoding inhibitor of growth protein 4 isoform X2 — MAAGMYLEHYLDSIENLPFELQRNFQLMRDLDQRTEDLKAEIDKLATEYMSSARNLSSEEKLALLKQIQEAYGKCKEFGDDKVQLAMQTYEMVDKHIRRLDTDLARFEADLKEKQIESSDYDSSSSKGKKSRTQKEKKASRARSKGKNSDEEAPKAAQKKLKLVRTSPEYGMPSVTFGSVHPSDVLDMPVDPNEPTYCLCHQVSYGEMIGCDNPDCSIEWFHFACVGLTTKPRGKWFCPRCSQERKKK; from the exons ATGGCTGCGGGGATGTATTTGGAACATTATCTGGACA GTATCGAAAACCTCCCCTTTGAACTACAGAGAAATTTTCAGCTCATGAGGGACCTGGACCAAAGAACAGAGG ACCTGAAGGCTGAGATTGACAAGTTGGCCACTGAGTATATGAGTAGCGCCCGCAACCTGAGCTCCGAGGAAAAACTGGCTCTTCTCAAACAGATCCAGGAAGCCTATGGCAAATGCAAGGAATTTGGTGACGACAAGGTGCAACTTGCCATGCAGACCTATGAGATG GTGGACAAACACATTCGGCGACTGGACACAGACCTGGCTCGTTTTGAGGCTGACTTGAAGGAGAAACAGATTGAGTCAAGTGACTATGACAGCTCTTCCAGCAAAGGCAAAAAGA GCCGgactcagaaggagaagaaagcttCCCGTGCTCGTTCCAAAGGGAAAAACTCAGATGAAGAAGCCCCCAAGGCTGCCCAGAAGAAGTTAAAACTTGTGCGCAC AAGTCCTGAGTATGGGATGCCCTCAGTGACCTTTGGCAGTGTCCATCCCTCTGATGTGTTGGATATGCCTGTGGATCCCAACGAACCCACCTATTGCCTTTGTCACCAGGTCTCCTATGGAGAGATGATTGGCTGTGACAACCCTGAT TGTTCCATAGAGTGGTTCCACTTTGCCTGTGTGGGGCTGACAACCAAGCCTCGGGGGAAATG GTTTTGCCCACGCTGTTCCCAAGAAcggaagaagaaatag
- the ING4 gene encoding inhibitor of growth protein 4 isoform X1 translates to MAAGMYLEHYLDSIENLPFELQRNFQLMRDLDQRTEDLKAEIDKLATEYMSSARNLSSEEKLALLKQIQEAYGKCKEFGDDKVQLAMQTYEMVDKHIRRLDTDLARFEADLKEKQIESSDYDSSSSKGKKKGRTQKEKKASRARSKGKNSDEEAPKAAQKKLKLVRTSPEYGMPSVTFGSVHPSDVLDMPVDPNEPTYCLCHQVSYGEMIGCDNPDCSIEWFHFACVGLTTKPRGKWFCPRCSQERKKK, encoded by the exons ATGGCTGCGGGGATGTATTTGGAACATTATCTGGACA GTATCGAAAACCTCCCCTTTGAACTACAGAGAAATTTTCAGCTCATGAGGGACCTGGACCAAAGAACAGAGG ACCTGAAGGCTGAGATTGACAAGTTGGCCACTGAGTATATGAGTAGCGCCCGCAACCTGAGCTCCGAGGAAAAACTGGCTCTTCTCAAACAGATCCAGGAAGCCTATGGCAAATGCAAGGAATTTGGTGACGACAAGGTGCAACTTGCCATGCAGACCTATGAGATG GTGGACAAACACATTCGGCGACTGGACACAGACCTGGCTCGTTTTGAGGCTGACTTGAAGGAGAAACAGATTGAGTCAAGTGACTATGACAGCTCTTCCAGCAAAGGCAAAAAGA AAGGCCGgactcagaaggagaagaaagcttCCCGTGCTCGTTCCAAAGGGAAAAACTCAGATGAAGAAGCCCCCAAGGCTGCCCAGAAGAAGTTAAAACTTGTGCGCAC AAGTCCTGAGTATGGGATGCCCTCAGTGACCTTTGGCAGTGTCCATCCCTCTGATGTGTTGGATATGCCTGTGGATCCCAACGAACCCACCTATTGCCTTTGTCACCAGGTCTCCTATGGAGAGATGATTGGCTGTGACAACCCTGAT TGTTCCATAGAGTGGTTCCACTTTGCCTGTGTGGGGCTGACAACCAAGCCTCGGGGGAAATG GTTTTGCCCACGCTGTTCCCAAGAAcggaagaagaaatag
- the ING4 gene encoding inhibitor of growth protein 4 isoform X3, translated as MAAGMYLEHYLDSIENLPFELQRNFQLMRDLDQRTEDLKAEIDKLATEYMSSARNLSSEEKLALLKQIQEAYGKCKEFGDDKVQLAMQTYEMVDKHIRRLDTDLARFEADLKEKQIESSDYDSSSSKEGRTQKEKKASRARSKGKNSDEEAPKAAQKKLKLVRTSPEYGMPSVTFGSVHPSDVLDMPVDPNEPTYCLCHQVSYGEMIGCDNPDCSIEWFHFACVGLTTKPRGKWFCPRCSQERKKK; from the exons ATGGCTGCGGGGATGTATTTGGAACATTATCTGGACA GTATCGAAAACCTCCCCTTTGAACTACAGAGAAATTTTCAGCTCATGAGGGACCTGGACCAAAGAACAGAGG ACCTGAAGGCTGAGATTGACAAGTTGGCCACTGAGTATATGAGTAGCGCCCGCAACCTGAGCTCCGAGGAAAAACTGGCTCTTCTCAAACAGATCCAGGAAGCCTATGGCAAATGCAAGGAATTTGGTGACGACAAGGTGCAACTTGCCATGCAGACCTATGAGATG GTGGACAAACACATTCGGCGACTGGACACAGACCTGGCTCGTTTTGAGGCTGACTTGAAGGAGAAACAGATTGAGTCAAGTGACTATGACAGCTCTTCCAGCAAAG AAGGCCGgactcagaaggagaagaaagcttCCCGTGCTCGTTCCAAAGGGAAAAACTCAGATGAAGAAGCCCCCAAGGCTGCCCAGAAGAAGTTAAAACTTGTGCGCAC AAGTCCTGAGTATGGGATGCCCTCAGTGACCTTTGGCAGTGTCCATCCCTCTGATGTGTTGGATATGCCTGTGGATCCCAACGAACCCACCTATTGCCTTTGTCACCAGGTCTCCTATGGAGAGATGATTGGCTGTGACAACCCTGAT TGTTCCATAGAGTGGTTCCACTTTGCCTGTGTGGGGCTGACAACCAAGCCTCGGGGGAAATG GTTTTGCCCACGCTGTTCCCAAGAAcggaagaagaaatag
- the ING4 gene encoding inhibitor of growth protein 4 isoform X4, with protein MAAGMYLEHYLDSIENLPFELQRNFQLMRDLDQRTEDLKAEIDKLATEYMSSARNLSSEEKLALLKQIQEAYGKCKEFGDDKVQLAMQTYEMVDKHIRRLDTDLARFEADLKEKQIESSDYDSSSSKGRTQKEKKASRARSKGKNSDEEAPKAAQKKLKLVRTSPEYGMPSVTFGSVHPSDVLDMPVDPNEPTYCLCHQVSYGEMIGCDNPDCSIEWFHFACVGLTTKPRGKWFCPRCSQERKKK; from the exons ATGGCTGCGGGGATGTATTTGGAACATTATCTGGACA GTATCGAAAACCTCCCCTTTGAACTACAGAGAAATTTTCAGCTCATGAGGGACCTGGACCAAAGAACAGAGG ACCTGAAGGCTGAGATTGACAAGTTGGCCACTGAGTATATGAGTAGCGCCCGCAACCTGAGCTCCGAGGAAAAACTGGCTCTTCTCAAACAGATCCAGGAAGCCTATGGCAAATGCAAGGAATTTGGTGACGACAAGGTGCAACTTGCCATGCAGACCTATGAGATG GTGGACAAACACATTCGGCGACTGGACACAGACCTGGCTCGTTTTGAGGCTGACTTGAAGGAGAAACAGATTGAGTCAAGTGACTATGACAGCTCTTCCAGCAAAG GCCGgactcagaaggagaagaaagcttCCCGTGCTCGTTCCAAAGGGAAAAACTCAGATGAAGAAGCCCCCAAGGCTGCCCAGAAGAAGTTAAAACTTGTGCGCAC AAGTCCTGAGTATGGGATGCCCTCAGTGACCTTTGGCAGTGTCCATCCCTCTGATGTGTTGGATATGCCTGTGGATCCCAACGAACCCACCTATTGCCTTTGTCACCAGGTCTCCTATGGAGAGATGATTGGCTGTGACAACCCTGAT TGTTCCATAGAGTGGTTCCACTTTGCCTGTGTGGGGCTGACAACCAAGCCTCGGGGGAAATG GTTTTGCCCACGCTGTTCCCAAGAAcggaagaagaaatag
- the ING4 gene encoding inhibitor of growth protein 4 isoform X5 translates to MGIENLPFELQRNFQLMRDLDQRTEDLKAEIDKLATEYMSSARNLSSEEKLALLKQIQEAYGKCKEFGDDKVQLAMQTYEMVDKHIRRLDTDLARFEADLKEKQIESSDYDSSSSKGKKKGRTQKEKKASRARSKGKNSDEEAPKAAQKKLKLVRTSPEYGMPSVTFGSVHPSDVLDMPVDPNEPTYCLCHQVSYGEMIGCDNPDCSIEWFHFACVGLTTKPRGKWFCPRCSQERKKK, encoded by the exons ATGG GTATCGAAAACCTCCCCTTTGAACTACAGAGAAATTTTCAGCTCATGAGGGACCTGGACCAAAGAACAGAGG ACCTGAAGGCTGAGATTGACAAGTTGGCCACTGAGTATATGAGTAGCGCCCGCAACCTGAGCTCCGAGGAAAAACTGGCTCTTCTCAAACAGATCCAGGAAGCCTATGGCAAATGCAAGGAATTTGGTGACGACAAGGTGCAACTTGCCATGCAGACCTATGAGATG GTGGACAAACACATTCGGCGACTGGACACAGACCTGGCTCGTTTTGAGGCTGACTTGAAGGAGAAACAGATTGAGTCAAGTGACTATGACAGCTCTTCCAGCAAAGGCAAAAAGA AAGGCCGgactcagaaggagaagaaagcttCCCGTGCTCGTTCCAAAGGGAAAAACTCAGATGAAGAAGCCCCCAAGGCTGCCCAGAAGAAGTTAAAACTTGTGCGCAC AAGTCCTGAGTATGGGATGCCCTCAGTGACCTTTGGCAGTGTCCATCCCTCTGATGTGTTGGATATGCCTGTGGATCCCAACGAACCCACCTATTGCCTTTGTCACCAGGTCTCCTATGGAGAGATGATTGGCTGTGACAACCCTGAT TGTTCCATAGAGTGGTTCCACTTTGCCTGTGTGGGGCTGACAACCAAGCCTCGGGGGAAATG GTTTTGCCCACGCTGTTCCCAAGAAcggaagaagaaatag